From the genome of Nicotiana sylvestris chromosome 1, ASM39365v2, whole genome shotgun sequence:
ggtctggggagggtggtatgtacgcagaccttacccttaccccgaaggagtaaagaggttgttttcgatagaccctcggctcaagaaataTATACGTTGAtagtgtttttaaaaaaaaaataggtagTGTCAATTTCTTTCTTGGTGTATAGAGAATATAGGAAGCGTGCCTGCTCGTGCCCCTGCGGTCTGGGTGTGTATTGAATACTTGATACTATAATGAATTTGTCCCACATTTGAAAATTTACAGATCTAGTACAACTGACAAAAAGGAACTGCACCCACTCTACCAAAATATCATATACGCTATTCAAATGTTTTAAATACAAGACCTAGACAACACCTGTTAACACATGGTCTTCAATTAAACACTATAAGTACATTGTGGCCTATTTTGCCTTTATTATACCCCTACCTCAATAAAGGAAAGGACTTTTTCATCACTTTCTTTAGGCCTTTACAGAAAACTGCACGAGTCCATTGTCTCCTTTAAAGACATTGCTTTGTATAGCTTTTTCACCACCACGGAAAAGATATTGAATGGTCTAAATTGACTCGTCTGAATTTGAGCATCGACAACACATAATAGGAATTGGCAATTTCTTAGCCTTATATTAGGTTTGGTAAAGATAACCCCAAACaattggcattatatagccaaatcttaaaaaaaaaactactctCTTTTATGTTCTCTCAAAAAAAAACTACACGTTTATTTTAGCTTCCCTCCCTCTCTCTCCTTGTATTTCTTCTTGTATCTCTTCTCTTTTACTCTCATAGTTTAGCAAAAATTCTTATAAATTATGCAAAAAAAATCAGTGGGATGAAAATGTAAGGTTGATCTCACATCAGAGAAAATCAGAAGTAAAAACtaagagagagaaaatatatttcaactttgtttttcttctctccttttttttcgtTGGATTGAATGAGTGGGTGTGATTGAAATTGGTTGAAAATACCTAAATGAggctatatacaaaatttgagcaagattagcaaaaactaagagagagaaaatatatttcaactttgtttttcttctctctttctttttttggttGGATTGAATGAGTGAGTGTGATTGAAATTGGTTGAAAATAACTAAACGAGGCGATATACAAGAGCAAGATTAGAAGTGATTTAGACTGGTTTCAGgtaaaaaatcaaacctaaaaaTCCAATTGCAATGTGTATATCACGTTGTATATTGTGTACATCAGTGTATATTACACAAGATTTTAAGGACGTCTGTGTATTTCACTTTGTATATCGTGTATACAACACAATTGTTTTATGGACGCTTGTGTATTTCATTGTATATCGTATATATGACACAAATTTTTATGGATATACACGGATACACATAATATACATGAGATATCACTGATGTACACAGAAATATACATGGGTTACAATAGGGGATACACTCATACACATGTGGAGTCGTCTTGAACTTGAGTTTTCAATCTGAAATGTGTTatacaaagaaggaaaataaaatttgaaTAAATATTTTTGATATACACATTATTATTATGTTATACACTGTGAATAatctaattattaattattgatcaaaaatggaaaataaatttttgatataGCATGTTTAAgcaagttctaaaatataaaaataataaatataattgtAGGAACAAATAATATTCTAGTATACAAAGAAAATTAATTTTCGTTAGacacaaagaagaaaaataaacttaTGATATCTATTTTGGTATACACATGCCCGATGTGCTATACACtgtgatatacaaataatataatatttttattGTGATATACATTGATATAAAAGCAGCAATaactatatatataattttatattattgatatacaaagaataatattatttatatataaagaatgaaaataaaattttaatataccTGTTGATataaacaaagaagaaaaaaaattgtgaTATACATATTATTATTGTGATATACATTTATTGGCTATTTGATGCCAATGTTTATAACTAGGGCTATTTCCTGCCAATATTTATAACTAGGGCTATTTCCTGCCAATATTTATACCTAGGGCTATTTCCTGTCAATTATATGGGTATGTTGTTATACCATGCCAAAACCCCTAATATTAATGTATAGTATCCTATACCTTCGAGAGAGAAAATAAAGGAGCTTGGGACATAGCACTGTTCCTTGTAAAGTTTGTATAGGCCAAGCATGATCCTCCACTTAAAAAGGATAAACAGAAGTAaaacaaattttaaaatattactaaAAGGGAAACTTGAGGTCTGTGGGAGGAACCTCACAAAACTTAAGAGAAATTATATTGAGTATAAATTTCTGAAGATGCAACAGAACAAATCACATGATACATTCTAAAACTACCAAAAAAAAAGGGCATGTCCGATAAAATTATCTACTTGCTCCGGCAGAAACCCAGTCATTATGCACTTTCTTAACACCACTAACTCCTGGATGACTGAGAATTTTTCTTATTCTTGCCATGAAATTCTCTACCAGCCTCAACAGCTTCCCTGCAATCAAATTTGTACCTCACAACAATGAGAAAAGTTTGGATATAGAAACTACTGCATTAGACTAAGGTTCTACGATAAAATGATGCTAGAGAAATATCATCTACAGTTGCTTTTGAAAAAAAGAGCTTCGAGTTTCAACATGCATACCTGAAAGCAGTTGCGAGCTCCATACTTTCAGGGTCGATCTGTACGCCCTCATAGAAAGCATTGGCTGCGTCTTCAAATCTCTGAGAAGGAAATATTAGAATATCAGAAAATATGGCTATATAAGTTTGCAATATTTAACTCCAGGAGGATAAGGGCATGCCTGCAATAGCCGTAGAGCTGCGCCTTCCCGAAAACAAGCTTTTGCCCAATCTGGTCTAAGTTGTCTGCAGGCCTTGCCATCACGTAAAGCATGTTCAGCTTGCCCCAAGCGGATCCAACAAAGACTTCTATTTGAAAACAGAATGCCATCAGTTGGATCAAAATCGATTGCCTGCAGATTATCAGCAGAACACAATCGAGCGCCGTAAGGAAATGTTTTACTTCTGGTTTAGTAATATTTTCAAGTTTCCCCGTAAGCTGACTTCAAACACACTAACTATCACCAGCAGACCATTGTCAAAATCTAATCCTTATGCTTGCACTATGAAGAGGATAATTACATCCGTTCATCAttatcttctgctttctttttcccttgcgcATGTGTTttaaaaggggggggggaggagGTGGGAATTAAAGAGGAATCCAATAAACCTAACAAGTACCTGTGTATAAGCATCCACAGCCGTAGTGTAATCCTTCCTCTTAAATGCCTCATCTCCCCTCGCCTTCGCATCTGCAGCTTTCTTCTTTGCTTCAGGAGTCACCTGCAGATCAATTAATAATGCCGATGCAAGATATTTAGCACTATTCTGTAAACTGTTTCCCCAACAAAGGATAGTGTCCACGCTGAGATATTTCAAATGAAAGAGATGCATACAAGTAAAAACAAAGAGTATAAAAAGATATTGATCCTCTTTCCAATTTGAAGTCAGCTGGAATGGGAGTCTGGTACCACATCGCCGGTATGATTTCACTGACTATAAGAGAAACAATATGCATTTTGCAGCCCAAGGAAATGTTTCACTGTGTCAAGTACCGTAagcaaaacttgaactgttccCACAACATTGTTCATTGGCACTTCTTGAAGACATTAATTGCCTTGTCCTCAGAAGCAGTATTATTATGTTTTTTACTACATATAATTGCACATGCAAATTCAATTTGTTGCCTACATCTTTCACGGATATATTGTCATATTCACGATGATTGAATTTCCAATCTGTCTTCAAGAGTGCTTCACCAGAAGAAATGCAAGaacagaaaacaatatatacataaggggAAAATATGCTCATTTTGTTCCATTTTCACAAATGATTTACTTTAGTTCCAGAACTACCCTTCACGATAAGCTTATTCACTTCTGTTAATGATTACTATTATGGTAAGGACAAAACTAGAAAAACATGTGAAAATATTCCATTCTCTTGACATTATACAAAAAGCAAATCTAAATAAATGTAACAGGAGGGAGTAGATACTTGTCACTTACAATTTGATAACGGGATGACCAAAAATTCACACATAAATAACAGTTACCACAATAACAGACCTTGGGTAAATCTTTCTTTGGAATAATAGTTTCTCTCTTGCTTGGTTCCCTCCCAGCTTCTGTTCTTTCCTGCAATTATCACAGTgtagacaaagaaaaagaagctGAAATTTGCATGAGACAAGTAAAGGAAATAGTCACAGAGCTATATCAATATTTGCAAGCAACTCCTAAAGAAGACCAAAACCAGCTGTGATTTATCTTACAGAAGGACAAATTAAGTACCTGGTTTATCCTAGTTTCAGATAGGATAGGCTCAGATTGCATAAACTTAATGAGTCCATCCACACTCCATTCTGGAACGCTCTGAATCCGCGGTGTGACTGCGAACAAAGCTTCAACAGCTGGCCGACAGCCCCTTGTAGCTGCAACATGTATTGGCTTGTTACCATCCTATAGAGGTAGCAAAAGTTATATTTCGGTATTCGTTTAACAGTCCTTGTGGAAATTGCTAATTGATTTTTTTCCAATGACTtgttcaaaataaaaaaaaatcatgatTAAAGTTTTGTGTTCACCCAGGAGAAAATTCTGAATACCACGGAATCCATACGAATATATGTTAAATAACAAGATAACAGGTCCCTAAATTTGATCAGAATGAATCACATATTACTAAGTTGAAGATACAGTAGACCAGGACAGAAAGAAGACTCCAGGCCCCTTCAAGTCACATCTGTTGTGGCATCTCACGTAATACACTAGCTTTTACATTTATAGATGCTGATTTTTCACCATAATTAATGATGAATCCAGAAGGCATCCGATAATTGAGCCTTCAGCAAAAGGTAAGCTGTAAAAAAGCTTCACAGACATAACAGAATGCAGTTTCTTGTTAACTCAATCTTACATATTTGAAATGTGAAATGTTTGTTTTAATGGAGTTAAGGGATTGTGTTCTAATACAACAACTTGTGTTATATATTTTATTTGCAAACTATTTATTTGAGGAACCCAGAATTAAAAAATTTACAATATAATTATGGAGTCAAaatagaattatttttctcaacaTAACTACAGTGACCCATAACCCTAAAATTATTAGTTCTCGCTGTAGGTCCAGGTTTAAGACCATATTCTTCAACTTCAGTAATCCCTCGGAACAGATGAATAAGGTACCGAGATTTTACAAGAGATCTGGATTCCCGGACCGAAATATTCATTACAAATCTGAAAAAGAATTAGAGGGCAGTAGACTAGAAAGTGATAATAAGGAATATAATTGACACGTGCTTGCAGATAAACAGAACAAACGAAAAGAAACTTAAATCGTTTGGAATCATCTTTCCAACAATTGAAAGAAGAAGGATTCCTTagaatttcttccaaaaaatgtGAAAACAACAAAGAACATTATATTCTgttaaattttcttttcagttaccTCATCAGCAGCATTAGGATCAGCTCCAGCTTGTAGTAAGCACTTAATAATTTCTGCACTACCATTATGAGCAGCAATGAGCAAAGGGGTTGCTTCACCAGCCCTAACATTGACATCAGCTCCTGCCTGTAGGGTGCACAAAACAAGTTAAGCCTTGAGTAGACAGATGGCACGTTTAACCATGCAACATAGAAAATCCAAAGCAAAGGTAGTTGAACTGCTGTCAGAAGCAGAGGAGATCAAAACTTGTTCCATACATATTTTCAGGGGACCAATTTTTCCCGAAAGgcaaaagggaaagaaagcaaaaTAGAAACAAGATAATAAAGCTGAAAATGATGACCATCCACCGAACAGAAATGTTTAAATTGCCTATTTGATAAACCTGAAAACTGAAGCCTAACTTTAAGTCCCAAACAATTTTTTTACTGAACTTTATATTGTAATATTGTTTTTTCTAATGGCTTGCATCGCCTGTGAAATTGCGGTTAAAATATGTTTTTTTGCTggtaataattttttttacagcTGAAAAATCCCTGAGCTGTAAAAAAAAGGGATTTTTCAgctgtaaaaaaaattattaccATCGGAGAGCCACTAATACTGAGGAATCTGCTAAAGCCAAGAAAAATATCTTTTAAAACAGTACTGAAAAATATGCTCTCAGGCACTCCTCCCCGAGGAGCCTGAGAACCTGGAATTCTGAGTTCATACAAACACCATCGGAGAGCCACTAGTGACGCGAGCCTACCCCTGCAAAGTGCAAACAGCTCCGACATCGGATCTCCCACGCACGGCCAAGCGCCGGCGAGCACTCCACCACGCGCAGGCGCGTGAGCCTGCTCCGGGCAACTTTTCAACTTTTTTCTTCAGGACAGCCTCTTCAGCACCCTCTTCCGACCGAATCCATCCTTGCAGTTCTAGATTCCGACCACTTTTACTTTTCTCCGGCGACGGGAAGCTTTTTTCCGGCCATTTTTCAATCATTTTTCATTCAGCTGCAAAACaaaactctcttcttcttctcaagtCTGCAATACCATGGATGACAATGCAATTTACTTTGTTGTAGGTTCCAAATCATACGACATAATCAAGGAGGAATCTAGAGACATGGTATAACTGGGCAGAACGAGGTCATAACATATTCAGGAGGACTTTCTTCCGCCAGAAGACGATGGAATGGTTATGCTATGCTCTAACAGAAGCTTCGAAACGGAAGGGTAATTCAGTGAGAAGATGGAAGTCCCAAGACCACTTCTCTGAGTTCTTCCGCTCGAGAAACTTCAACAAATATGGGCGCTATATAAGTATTATAAACATGCAAAAGAGAAGGAGATCTGTTATTATTATACCTGAATTGGCATTTAATACAGGGTGGTTGGACATTGCAGTTAAAATATCAAGATTCATTAATAGCAGAGCCCAGAGGGCAGTTACAATTGTCCCTAGGAATACAGAGGAAGGACTCCTTTATACAGACACAATAAGAAGAAACAAATGGATCAGAGAAATGGAAGAGGCCTCCGTGCATGAAAAAGAGGGCATTATCAAAATCTCTGGAGGAACCAGCACTGTCCAAAATGAACTCCTTTCCAGGAGCGTGGTGGGTAGCCTTCCAGTTAGGATTTCTGACATCCCGAACCTCTCGGAGATCCGGCGGTGGGCCAACAGCACTTGGAAGCAAGCTCATGGGGTAAACATCTATGAgatgggctaaaatcaatttctATTTGAGTTTTCCTCAAAAAAAAACTGCTGAACATGTGCTAAAAGGGCACTGGATATGGAAGTTTCATGAATTTCATCTCCACTGGTGGTCGCCAACAGTGGACTCTATATCAAAAATGGAGAAGATAGAACATGTTTGGATCAGACTTGTTGGACTTCCACTTCATCTTTGGTCCCAGAAAGTCTTCAAAGAGGTTGGAAATCACTGTGGAGGTTGGGTTCAAACTGAGGAAGAAACGTAACTCAAAAATCACCTAAAATGGGCCAGATTGAAGGTGAGAGGAGATGGGGATTTTATCCCTAAGGCAGTAATCATTGAAAACGAAGGAATTACTTACACTATCCAAGTCTGGTGCGAGTCGCCGGTAAGATTTTCCTCCGGCGAAGGAAGAGAGATGAAGGCCTTGGACCAGCGGGTAATCGTAGACTATGTTGGCAGTGGGAGGGGCTCAAGAATATGGAGATGGGATGGggcacgtgggttgctcaaaagcctTACAGCCTAAATCACCTAAAATGGGCCAGATTGAAGGTGAGAGGAGATGGGGATTTTATCCCTAACGCAGTAATCATT
Proteins encoded in this window:
- the LOC104215561 gene encoding uncharacterized protein; protein product: MAPDAADALAVREKVMKLLNAACSGNIALFKNLAKQLDDGKGLAGTVADVKDANKRGSLIFAAREGQTAFCEFLVEELKLDVNTKDEEGETPVLHAARQGHTATVQYLIEQGADPATPSASGATALHHAAGMGHVEVVKFLLSKGVDVDSQSGAGTPLIWAAGLAQEDAVKVLLEHHANVNAQTEEDICPLVSAVAANSLPCVELLVKAGADVNVRAGEATPLLIAAHNGSAEIIKCLLQAGADPNAADEDGNKPIHVAATRGCRPAVEALFAVTPRIQSVPEWSVDGLIKFMQSEPILSETRINQERTEAGREPSKRETIIPKKDLPKVTPEAKKKAADAKARGDEAFKRKDYTTAVDAYTQAIDFDPTDGILFSNRSLCWIRLGQAEHALRDGKACRQLRPDWAKACFREGAALRLLQRFEDAANAFYEGVQIDPESMELATAFREAVEAGREFHGKNKKNSQSSRS